The Pirellulaceae bacterium genome has a segment encoding these proteins:
- a CDS encoding inositol oxygenase family protein, whose amino-acid sequence MVSSNGRNDEQPLDDLHEWEDDLLRRYPEPEQVGKSSQFTNAEKKQNEFRDYEKEARHSVREFYRLNHLYQTVDFVRAKREEFLSLNQRRMGVWKGLEYLNTLVDDSDPDTDLSQIQHLLQTSEAIRADGHPRWFILAGLIHDLGKVLCLWDEPQWAVVGDTFPVGCKFSEKIVYSEFFQDNPDYQNEEYQSEFGIYEAGCGFENLLMSWGHDEYIYHVTKAYLPTEAQYILRYHSFYSAHREGEYGRFMNEQDREYFHWVKEFNPYDLYTKSTEPPNVEQLKPYYQDLIGEFFPADIAW is encoded by the coding sequence ATGGTCTCTTCGAATGGTCGAAATGACGAACAGCCCTTGGATGATTTGCACGAGTGGGAAGATGACTTGTTGCGAAGATATCCTGAGCCAGAGCAGGTGGGGAAATCATCGCAGTTCACAAACGCTGAGAAAAAACAGAACGAGTTTCGTGATTATGAAAAAGAGGCACGTCATTCGGTGCGTGAATTCTATCGATTGAATCACCTTTATCAAACGGTTGATTTCGTCCGAGCCAAGCGGGAGGAATTTCTCTCGCTCAATCAGCGACGGATGGGGGTGTGGAAGGGCTTGGAGTATCTGAACACGCTTGTTGATGACAGTGATCCAGATACCGACCTGTCCCAGATTCAGCATTTATTACAAACATCAGAGGCGATTCGCGCCGATGGACACCCACGCTGGTTCATTCTGGCCGGATTGATTCACGATTTGGGAAAAGTACTTTGTTTGTGGGATGAACCACAATGGGCGGTTGTGGGGGATACATTTCCAGTCGGCTGCAAGTTTTCCGAAAAGATCGTTTACTCCGAATTCTTCCAAGATAATCCTGATTACCAAAATGAAGAATACCAATCGGAGTTTGGGATCTATGAAGCTGGCTGTGGATTTGAGAATTTGCTGATGTCGTGGGGGCACGACGAATATATTTATCACGTCACGAAAGCTTATTTGCCCACCGAAGCTCAGTATATCTTGCGTTATCATTCGTTTTATTCAGCTCATCGCGAGGGTGAATACGGCCGGTTCATGAATGAACAGGATCGGGAATACTTCCATTGGGTGAAGGAATTTAACCCTTACGATCTCTACACCAAGAGCACCGAGCCTCCGAATGTCGAGCAGCTGAAACCCTACTATCAAGATTTGATCGGCGAGTTTTTTCCAGCCGATATCGCTTGGTAG